The stretch of DNA AATTCACctattattgaaattttacaTGGTTACTATTTTTCAGCTGTAGATCATCCAGGTGTTTCTCGTGAATTTATTGAACAATTAGTGTCCTGAGAGATGAAACCCTCCTGGAATGATGGGAGTCATTATTTTACACATATTATGCAGGCTTTATCTTGTTCTTATAGAAAATTGTACTaatggtttttattttaaccAATCACTTGCAGATCTATGCTTTGGCTGTCAAAGAATCTTTAGCGAATGTAAGCCACATCATAACTGCTGATTCATCTCTTGACTGGTTGTCAAGTTAAGTTTCCACTAATAGTTAACATTGTTGTTCAacatattgaattttttatactgAGAAATTATATAGTTTGTCTTCGTTGGATGTGTAATACAGGTTTTTGGGGACAGGTTTGATTCATTTGCAAGGAACTTTGAGAAATCATTCCGGAGCACCTTAATGACTCTCAGATTAATTAATGAATCTTCCCAACATACAGGGGAGCATTCAGGATATGTGAACAAACGAACTAACTATTTAGATGCAACTCCTGGGGCATCTGTCAACAAAGAACATGGTTTCACATGTGGTTCTGGATTAGAAGAAGGTTGTCAATCAGAAATGGTCCAGCATACTATCAGCTCTGAGGAACATTTTAACATTCTTGAAGAGACAGAACAAAATACGCCACCAGATTCAATAAATCGGGAGTTGATTCTTCATGGAGTATTAAACCGGCAGTTGGATTGTGTTTCACCCCGCATGGAGTATTCTGTAATTAGCCAATCCATGCATGGAGCCCTTGAAAAATCTGTCATTGAACAAACTCGTTCCAATGACCTGAAGGAATTTGAGATTGGtctgattgtgaaaaggttggAATTGAAAGAGAAACAATTAGCTCTTAGTTCTCATTCAAATTTCATAGAGAGGTGTAAATTATCCATGGGTATTTCAAAGGCATCATTTAAAGAAGAGAAATTCAAAAGTGAATTAGAAGAAACAAGGCATGCTGAGCTGCTCAGAAAATGCGTAGACTGTCTTGTTGGTGGGTTGCTCATCATGTTGGCCTCACTTGCCTATGGAACTTATGTTTATTCATATAGCAGGATAATTGAAGCTACTGCATCATGCACCCCATCTCAGGTAATGCATTTATCCTTGTTCTGGCTTTCATTGATCTAGTGCTTCTAAACATTTGCTGATTGCTATTGTTTTGGGTATCTATAAGAAATGAATAATCCTATACCCTCCTGAAATATTAATCAATTACAGCACAATTAATTCCTACATTTGAGTTTTCTCATAGTTAAATTGTAAAtgccatttttaaaaatattctattttGCATATGCTTATCCAATGAGCAACTTAGCCCACAAGCTAACTGCCGCCCTTGGACTTTGTCCACCAGAGAATTGGTTTTTTACTTTAACTTGGGAAGATTCTTTTAATAGAGGAATACTCTTGCAAGATGTTTATTCCTCAAAATTGGGTCTTTCTGTGAAATGATGTACAGAACTGAGAGAAAAGAAGGTGGAAAAGAGAGATTAGAGGAAAAACTTCATTCAATTTTACTGAGCTAGGGTTACAAGTCTTTATACTAAACTACTGTCTGTAACTGCAATGTACAAGTTATCTAAATTAGGTACAAAGTACAACTAATATATACAGCACCTAATACAATCAAAGTAATATGAATTCTCAACACTTCCCTTCAAGCAAGCACATACATGTCATATGTGCCTAGCTTGGTAAAAATGTAGTTAATCCTCAGACCTTGAGATGCTTTAGTGAACATGTCAGTCAGCTGGTCATTAATACCCACAAATTAGTGGTAATCTCTCCAGAAACCAGTTTCTCACACACAAAATGGCAGTctatttcaatatgtttggtcctctcatgaaaaACTGGGTTAGAGCAATATGAAGAGCAGTCTAATTGTCACACATGAGCCACATGGACCTTGAATCTCCAAACCGTAGCTCCTAAAGAAGCTATTTAATCCAAATCAGCTCACATGTAGCTAGTGCCATACTAGATCTAGCTACATGTTTTTTCTTACTCCTAGAAGTGAAATTTCCTCCATTCATTGCACAATAATCTGAAGTAGAGCGTTTGTCAAAAGTATAAccagcccaatcagcatcagcaTAACCTGTAACTTGTGTATGACCATTATCTTGAAATAACAAACCTCTACTAGGTGAGCTCTTGATTTACCACAAGATAGGCATCAAAGAATGCCAATGACTCTTACAATGTGAGTCCAAAAACTGGCTAGCCACACTAACTGCACAAACAAGGTCAGGTCTGGTGATTGTAAGATAATTCAGCTTCTTAACCAATCTCCTAATCCTCCCTGGATCAGCAATGGGCTCCCTTGACCAGGGACCAGCTTTGTATTTGGATCCATAGGTGTATCAATACATCTAAAATCCATCATACTTGTCTCTTCTAAGATATCAAGAGCATACTTCGACTAGGATATACAAATACCATGCTTAGATTGAGCAatttcaatacccaagaaataccacggtgtcatgaacctagggttcataacaggttAAAATTGGCATTCGGAGGGATCCGAAAGGCTTAAGATTAAGAACATAAAGTTTAGAGGGATATTTGAATAGAAatggggggagaaattagagagaattgagggagagcagtagagagaaacaagagggagaagggagagaattgtagagagaatcagaatttcatttcatcaattcatgcataatcatctcctcttacaatgggtcTTTTTATAAGCAGaggtagctccttaactaatttctaacagcacccatgtgttcctaacaaacaaccaaatatctc from Diospyros lotus cultivar Yz01 chromosome 6, ASM1463336v1, whole genome shotgun sequence encodes:
- the LOC127804770 gene encoding protein CPR-5 isoform X4, whose product is MEPVAAASPSVEPLHSPTVALAPTQNGHPPAPSAADFGPEPGIPSPSKSTVNSGKSITVNKKKMKMMKKKKKKKVPVDVLDEPSSSTSSSCSATHCAQRGVRLASRQRNPRVSIGCSARQKEADVDALALTLGMSIAAVVAQVLERKDAGGQTIYLDHLSQIYALAVKESLANFVFVGCVIQVFGDRFDSFARNFEKSFRSTLMTLRLINESSQHTGEHSGYVNKRTNYLDATPGASVNKEHGFTCGSGLEEGCQSEMVQHTISSEEHFNILEETEQNTPPDSINRELILHGVLNRQLDCVSPRMEYSVISQSMHGALEKSVIEQTRSNDLKEFEIGLIVKRLELKEKQLALSSHSNFIERCKLSMGISKASFKEEKFKSELEETRHAELLRKCVDCLVGGLLIMLASLAYGTYVYSYSRIIEATASCTPSQVPRQVLSRAYSVSGFQILVAPKAYGLCQFRTADPVVSGSGC